The Castanea sativa cultivar Marrone di Chiusa Pesio chromosome 11, ASM4071231v1 genome contains a region encoding:
- the LOC142616165 gene encoding uncharacterized protein LOC142616165: MVFSEEKARGVKQPHDESLVIMLMIEGFNTRRILVDNGSSTDIIHLSAFLQLKVYPSRLCPFESSLLNFSGVKVYPKGVMTLMVTTENHTWIIERKNLETIEALETVELVEGEPTEVMNVRANLSPDMKKGIMEFLKRNLDVFVWSHKDMLGISEDVIQHRLNVDPRKKPVQQRRRVFAPKRNKTIMDEVNKLLTAKFIREVYYSE; the protein is encoded by the exons ATGGTCTTCTCGGAGGAAAAAGCTAGAGGAGTAAAACAGCCACATGACGAGTCCTTGGTTATCATGCTGATGATAGAAGGGTTCAACACCAGAAGAATTCTAGTAGACAATGGGAGCTCCACTGACATCATTCATCTCTCTGCCTTCCTGCAGTTGAAAGTGTACCCGAGTAGGCTTTGTCCATTTGAATCTTCCCTCCTCAATTTCAGCGGGGTCAAGGTGTACCCAAAAGGAGTAATGACTTTGATGGTAACAACAG AAAACCACACGTGGATCATCGAAAGAAAGAATCTCGAGACGATAGAAGCACTGGAAACGGTTGAACTGGTAGAAGGAGAGCCAACAGAGGTAATGAATGTCAGGGCAAATCTTAGTCCAGATATGAAGAAAGGGATAATGGAGTTTCTGAAGAGAAACCTCGACGTATTTGTGTGGAGCCACAAAGACATGCTTGGCATCTCAGAGGATGTCATCCAACACCGGCTGAACGTGGATCCAAGGAAAAAGCCTGTTCAACAAAGAAGAAGGGTCTTTGCACCTAAGAGGAACAAGACTATTATGGATGAAGTAAATAAGCTCCTAACAGCCAAGTTCATCCGTGAAGTGTACTACTCGGAGTGA